The genomic interval GGAAGACGTCCACGCCCTCCTGCCCCGTCTTCTCCTTGATCATGTCCATCGCCTCGTAGACCATCCGCTCGGCGACGCTGCGCTTGCCGTCGGACATCACGTAGTTGATGAACTTCGTCACGACGGCGTCCCCGTACCGGTGGTCCGGGGTGATGTGGCGTCGTTCGGGTCGTCTGCGCCTGGCCATGTTGCTGACTACTCCTTGGCGGGGCCCGCGGCCCCGCATCCGCCGACCCAGTGGGTCAGGACTTCACCTTGGGGCGCTTGGCGCCGTACTTCGAGCGGCCCTGGCGACGGGCCTCCACGCTGGAGGCGTCCTGGGTGCCGCGCACGATGTGGTAGCGGACGCCGGGCAGGTCCTTGACGCGACCGCCGCGCACCAGCACGATGCTGTGCTCCTGCAGGTTGTGGCCCTCGCCGCCGATGTAGGCGGTGACCTCGATGCCGTTGGTCAGGCGCACGCGGGCGATCTTGCGCAGGGCCGAGTTGGGCTTCTTGGGCGTCTGGGTGTAGACGCGGGTGCAGACGCCCTTTCGCTGGGGGCAACCCTGCAGCGCCGGGCTCTTGCTCTTGACGAGCACTTGCTGGCGGCCTTTGCGCACGAGCTGGTTGAGGGTCGGCAATTCTCATCTCCTCATCGCCGGTCGGGCGCCCTCGGGCGCATTTCCCGGGCAAAAACAGGGCCGCAGGGCACATCGCCCCTTTGGCACAGAACGCAAAGAGTATAGCCCGGCGGGAACTTTGTCAAGCGATCCCACAGGTTTTTCCCGCACTTGCGGGTGCCGGCGGGCGCTCCGGGCGGTCCCCGGGGCGCCCATCGGCGTTCCGGGCGCTCAGTCGAGCAGCAGGTCGACGGCCTCGGTGTCGTCGTCGGGCTCGTCGAACTCCTCAATCGGCTGCTGCGCAGCGAGTTCCAGGGCGTGGTGGGCGTCCTGGATGCGCCGGTCCTCGCCTTCGAACTCCGGGTCCTCCACGGCCAGGGACTTGTACTTGAGCTGGCCGGTGCCGGCCGAGATCAGGTGCCCCATGATCACGTTTTCCTTGAGGCTCCGCAGCTCGTCCCGCTTGCTCTTGGTCGCCGCGTCGGTCAGCACGCGGGTCGTCTCCTGGAAGCTCGCCGCGCTGATGAAGCTGTCGGTGCTCAGGCTGGCCTTGGTGATGCCCAGCAGCAGGGGCTCCGACGTCGCCGGCTCGAGCAGCGGCTCGCCGCGCTCCCGCAGCAGGAGGTTGCGGCGGACGAGGTCCTCGTTGGCGTCCTCGACCTCCTGGCGCAGCACCTGCTCGCCCTCGAGGTAGTCGGTGTCGCCCGGGGCCAGGATGACGACCTTCTGCAGCATGCGCGAGACCACGACCTCGATGTGCTTGTCGTTG from bacterium carries:
- the rpsL gene encoding 30S ribosomal protein S12 → MPTLNQLVRKGRQQVLVKSKSPALQGCPQRKGVCTRVYTQTPKKPNSALRKIARVRLTNGIEVTAYIGGEGHNLQEHSIVLVRGGRVKDLPGVRYHIVRGTQDASSVEARRQGRSKYGAKRPKVKS